DNA from Hippocampus zosterae strain Florida chromosome 18, ASM2543408v3, whole genome shotgun sequence:
CAGGCTGGGTGGAAGCTTCCCATCACACATTCTGAGAAGGATATTTAATAAGTAGACAAGAGAATGGGTCAACTTTTAAATAAATGCACCATAGAGCTACTGATAGCATTTTAGCTTGGCGTTGCTACTCAAcatgtttaacttttttttttactccaggaTAAACTGCTACTTTCAAGGAAGATGTGAAAATGacgttttaaaaaatgctttatgCTAGCTGATGGCTGGGAATTGAGACAGTTAGCATAGCTAGCTGTAAAGCAAGTTAGTCGAAGACTCTTTCAAGAAATGCAATTCCTGATGGCATTTTAACTGCGGGGATTCAAGGTAGTCAGTGTCACGAagctaaatgatttttttttagttccaaaacacacacacagtcaacaaCTGAATATaggaggctttaaaaaaaattaaatcatgtTATACTTCTTTCATTAATGTTCCAAAGCAGTGACCGAAGAGTATAGAGCGCCCCCTACTTTTGTGGAGTGTCAACAAAATACCAACACAGTGACAAATCCTGTGCAAAtattttgaacaaaatgaatATGAAACCCACACACAAGTTCAttgattcattattattattattgctttattttCGCCTTGCCTGACATTTTACACCTGCAACTACTCCATCACTGCTCTCCCCTTCACATCAGTCTTAACATTCCAAGATAAAGTCACAATATCTAATTTTTCAGCGGAACAAAAGGTCATCTtacagatgctttttttttgctttcagaaAAATATCAAACTTTAGGGAAAAAAGGGTCAAGCATTTCTATCGATAAAGTCACAAAGTTTCAGGATTTGTATGGGAATTTTAGAGCTTCAGGAAAAAAGTTGCAGGTTTGAAAAAGTCATTCTTTTCACATTCTGACTTGACTCTTCACGTTACACATATCCTTGAAATTTaaacttcactctgacattacAAATTTCTTCTTGTAACATTCGGACTTTTGGCCTCtgtacaaatactttttttcaaaaatgtttttcttgtaaCATTCTGACTTTTTGCTTGGAAATGTGGACTTTTTCATGTACCAATTCTGAATTTTCTTAAATAGAGAaaggacttttattttttttttttttggtgtgcgttTACAGTTTTACAACTGTAAATTGTGGAAGCAGAACTAAATCTGCTGACTTCGAGCATATGTTTGGTGTTGATTTTCCTTCGTCTGACTTCCTTAGTCCTTCTATCGCTCATCCAACCAGGTGCTTGGCAGCCTCCCAAGATTGCTGCTCTTGGGATGAACAATCAACGAGAACGTTAACACtatcttaaaaaacaaaaacaagaaaaaaaaaaattctggtttGTTCAGGCATATAGTCAACCCTTGTCAATTTCCGAATGGGTGAATGTAGTGCAAAGAACTGCTACATGGGCTTCTTCTAATCCCGAAAAAGTACCTTCAATAGTGTTGATTTTCCTTATAAAAATACTAAATTTGTTCATGGACGAATGATGTGAACAACAGACGACTGTCTGTGTCGTGGAACAAATGCTGGAATAACTCAGAAAAGCGTGAAGCGTGTTCCCTTAACTCCGTTGCGGGATGGAGTGCTCATCCTGGCAATTTTCCAGAAGCTCGTCATCGGAGAAGCTGATGTGAAGGCAGGTATCGTTCACGGGGGACGAGGCGGGGGACTGGCCTTGAGATAAATCCAGATTCTCGTCACGCCCATTGCAGACCGCAGTCCCAAAAGTCCCGCGGTCCGCAAGGGCGCCGTCGTCCTGCAAAGGCGAGAGCAGCGACTTGGTCTCGGAGCGCACGCCAGAGTCGTCGCTGGCCGAGCAAGAGCTGCTGAGCGAGTGGAAATCGGCCGACGACAACGAGCCGGGCGTCACATCCGGGAAGGAGAAAAGGAGGCTGTTGCGGCCGGGCGGGCTTGGGCCCGGATGGTCCGGGCCGGGGTCCTGGGTTGAGCCCGGGGACAATGTCCGGCTGGCTCGTTTCCGGTTCAGGGACGGAGGAGGGGGCTCCAGCTTTGGGACGGGCGCTTGATACCTGCCAACCAGAGATTATGTCACGTTGCAGTGCAATATTCATACATTCTACAGGGAAGTATTCCACTTTTTTGTCTCCCCAAAAAGCCCTTATTTAACACTATATGGAATTTTTGAACAATATTTTGAAATTATGGGCTTTCACAATGTATAGGCAAATCACAAATTACTTGAGCGCATTCAGTGCACTACTACGACTTTGTGCACTGGCACTTCAATTTATAATGATAGTAACATCAATGCTAACTTACATTAGCTCATGTTAGCATTATGCTAGCAGATGTTTGTTCAATAAAATTTACAAGGTTTAGTTAGAAACTTTGGTGATTAAATACAGTAAAATGTTTCCTCTGATGTGTCAATTGTCCATTAAACTTGGACTGGTCGTAACAATGAAATATTTTGCCTCTGACTTGGAGAACTGCCGCTATAACGCTTACACACTTCCTGACAGCATATCCCAGCTCCATATCACAGATTTTCACCGATAGCGAGAGGCTCTTTAAACGGGGGCTTCCTCGTAGACTCTCCAGTGAAGTCAAATGTTATGAACGGTGTGCAAAGACGCACAAAATCGCAAATAACCTGGCTTGACAGAGGCTAACGAGCCTCGTTTTCCTGCCTCAGCATCACATGGGCGGGTGCGAACGCTACGCTGGTACGATCCCATTCTGTCTGTTGAACAAAGAAAGCGGAGGAAACACTAACAAGCGCGCTAATGGCTATGCAGGCCAAGGAAGTCTAACGTGCAAACCTCTTTGAGGGAGGTCAGGTCATTAAGATTtcattcgcttttttttttaattcccctgGGCACTGCGTTCACAAGAATGATAGGGATGGAGAATGGAGCAGTCCTCGGACAGGGACAGGATTGAGACTGTTACAAAATGGACATAAAAGGAGTACAGAGTTGGACTATTGGCTAAAACGGGATTGTAATTCCATGCGGACGCcagaagatggcggcaaagaATTTAAATTTGAGAAGATCATAAAGTATCAACACGGTGGATCAAGCACATACACAATCATGAAGTCATGTGCCGTAAATGTATTTGGACCAACAAAAGTATACTTTTAGTTTTGAACTGTCCCACCATCAAAACAGTTGAGGTGGATAGTGGGGGTGGGTTAGAGAAACAACACATCAATGGCTTAAACCACAACATTAAAATTCTACAAGATGGCATCAAAGTGACACTAGTATTGCTTTTGGGTTTTTGGGTGAATGGAGAATATGTTTGACCCAAAAATCCATGAATGTCCAAATTTGGGAATGAACTGACTCGAAAAGCTATTTCAGCCtcttaataattaaataaataattaaaccaGACTTTTTTCCCATGAGAAAAAAGAGTACTCAATAATATTATAATTGATAAATGCATTATGTCACGTATGTAAACAAATTAAACACTTTTTGCCACAATTTCTGCTTCAGTTAAATGGACATCGGCCGCCCGGGGGCAGTATGGTAGATATGTGAATATACATGGGCATGGTTACGTCTCAAGAAGCCACAATAAATTTAGATGTTCTTCGCAGATGATCAAGAATATATGTCAGTTGGTATTACATTGACTTATGTTGCCGCACCTCTTGTGCTCAAAAATCTTTTGCCAAAGGGGGTTTGTTGGCATTAAGCTAAACAGACAAAGCTAAGTGTTCGTTTTGTGTCATTGTCTTTGTTTATTTGACCATAAACTTCGATCAAAAGCTAGGCACTTCTTTTTGAAAGAATCGTTTGCTCCAATCGTTCACTCccgtcctttttttccctttcttgttttgttttttgtatcccTCCAACCTTTTTATTCAATAGGTGTACTTCTCACCATTGAATTTGATTACTGGCTTGCGATTGTACACTACTGTTGGTCTTTCATTAAGTTTTTGCTCGTCATGAAAACACAAATACGAGGAGTGATGTTATTGCCAGCCAGCCAGGATATTAAATGAGTATATTTTAATATCTCGGCTGCTGTTTCAACACGCGACAGTGAGGGTCTCTAATGCCTTAAAGGCCGAAGGTGACTTTATTATAACTTCTTATGTCGGCAAAGCAGAACGTGCAGGTGgtaaaaagaatttttttttttttaacggcaaaGTATTTCCAGCACGATGACCTCGCCACCCCTATTTGGAATGCGAATGTAAAGTTGCATGCTGCTTGCTTGCTCATGATACTCACatatggaggaggaggaagaggaagagggggagacggagaagaggaagatgaggaaagaggaagaggagcaagGCGAAGGTGGGCGggtggagggtttttttggggttggggggttgggggcatGTTTTTGATTTGATTAGAGGAGCAAGAGGATGAGCAGGACGGGATCCTCGCACCTGACAAAAAGAGGCGACAGTTAGACCACAACCAGCTACCACTTTCTACCTTACTGGGCTAACAGCACTACAACGTAAACACAAACACGACCACCTGTCCCAAAATTGATCagcgtttgtgtttttgggcCCCGTCATTCATCTATGACAAGTCCATTATACATGAAGAGCGAAGTTATtttaactatttatttattttttgcgggtGTCGCAATGACTGCGGCTTGGCCCGCCGGATCAAGAGTCATTTTACAAAGCTTACAATCTTGTGAAGATGTGTGGTATGGAGCACAGGCAGCCGCTTCTTGATTGAGCGGCATGACAAGAATGAGAGTTGTTACGTaaccacaaacaacaacaacaacacaaagaggATGTTTTAGTTTGGCATGAAAGAGAGCGATCGGAAATATAGACAACGTACGCAGCGTGCCAGGCAGCACTGAGCGTAACTGTTTTTATGCGTTGCTGCTCTACGGGTGCCAAGTTGCGTGAAGGTTGACAATAAACCTAAAAATCTACCGTAATAGTaaataaaaaagattttatttgtgGTACATTTTTACAATCCATGATGAAATTTAAAACGTTAATAAAGGCTTGGAGATTTGCCCTCTTCTTAAACGATTCCTTATGCTTTcttgataacatttttttttttggtcggtcTGCAGCTGATAAGAAAGCACAACATTTTGAGTGGAAGTAGACGCTTGAACGGACGCAATCCGACTGGCTTCTCCTGGTGTAGCAATCTGCTTTATCGCGCTGGGACTTCACATTTGTAAGGGAAAAACATTaagcgaggagggggggggccgAAAAAAGTGGGGGTGGTAGTAAGGGAATGTTTTCCCTCATTGGTGGTTTCGGCTTTAAGGGGATTAAAAGCTCATTAAAAAGTAATTATGCGTTTGATGTTGGTGTCGCGGCGGAGAAAACATCAGAATTGAGCGTCGAGGGGCAATTTATGGAGATTAAATGTTGACTCAAGGCTTTCTTTTATGGAAAACGTCATGTTTGCATCCATCCTTTCGTTTCGCATCGAGCGTTTTAGAATGTTTGCAATAGGCGCCAGGATACGACcaatcacaagtgctgcttgattttttctctttttttaatcccccacccccccaaaaaaaacctaataaaTAAGCCATCATCACTTCCACTTTTGCGTCCCCAAAGCAATCATACAACTTGCACACACGAAACTCAAATAGGGATTCAAACCCAGATTTTGTGACTGTGAGACAGACTTGTTTCCGTTTTTAAGATAATATATTTAAATggcagggggcaggggggggacaAATCTTGACCCAATGACTCTCATTAAATGTGTTATGCATGTGTGCTCTTCAATGATAGGCCCACGGTGGGGCACAACATTCCAGCGCCCCAAGCTGGCTGACGTCTCATATCGTAAATATGAATGTGACTGTTGAGTTCAAAACCGATTGAACGGATGACGCTAGTGAAGCTTAATGAGCAATTGCACTTGGCCATATGTCGGGATGCAAGGACCGGGTGGGGGTGGGCCAAACTTGGCCCGCCATGTCATTCTGTGTAGCCCATTATAAAGCTGGTTTCTCGGTGAGTGGCAAATGCTTGCCAAAGTAGCAAATTTTGGCTGCGCCAACTGTTCTGACAAAAATCAGGGGGTTGCCTCTGTCATTAGCGACATTGGCCGAAGCTTAGAGACAATTTGCAACATTTTTGCAACCTTTTATGAACCCTTATGAAACGCAAGCATTCAtacttcatgtttcttgcacAAACTCAAGTAGACACGTTACATTTATGTCATTTTTCTTGTGCTGACTACTCTATGAGGTGATGATGATGCCAACAGATGCGTTGGAATACTACGACTAGTCTTACTTTTCCTCCACGGTGGACGCTCTCCTGCTTGTGACGGGGACAAGCTCCTTTGACGCGTCGCCTTCCACAACATCGGCCGCCTGGACGAAGGGAAGGCAGCCGTCTCCCAGGCCTGGTAGGAAGGAATCGAAGCCGCCCGCGTCCGAGGAGGCGCGCGGCTCCTGTCTGGGCGTGGAGGTGATGATCTGCTCCAGGGCGTCGCCGCAGCACTTCTTCAGATCGAGAGAGAGCGGCCTCGTCGAAGTGGAAAGTGCTGTCAGACGACATTTCAGAGTCCGCATGTGAGGGTCTGTTCCTTAAAGCGCTGTTTCTCTGCCATTAGATCAAGTGTGTCCAGTTTTAAATAATTGTTCCGAAAATGATGACTTATTGATTACCATCTATGAAAGTGACATATATGGACACACAGAACAATTAATTACTCCTCCACTTTACATTATTACAAatcatatgtatttatttatatttaggaCAAGGTAAAAGAAAAGTAGttatttgccaccatcttgtggtagCAATTGGCAATAATAAATTACAGaataataaattacatttcaattcaTCTGGCTGGTTACATGCTGTTATTTTGGTTGCCATTTTTATCTTGTCAGGAAAAAGGAGGCGAACGAGCGGCCGGGCAACTCACTCACCGCATCCGTTGAGCGGCGTCTCCCGCAGCTGAAGCTCCGCCTCTTGGCCGCCGGCAGATCCGGCCTCCAGCTGCCGGAGCTGCTGCACCAGCAGGGCCAGGTGTTGCAACAGGTCACGGTTTTGCAGGAGCAGCTGGTGCGAGCGCGCCTGCGCCTCCATGCGGGCCGCGCTCTCGGCCGCCATCTGATCCTTCAGCAGCTGCACCTGCCGCGCACGGAAACAAATTCGCAATCAGTGCAAAGaggaaatatacaaataaatagacTACTCGCAATTTACACCAATGA
Protein-coding regions in this window:
- the si:dkey-34e4.1 gene encoding carboxyl-terminal PDZ ligand of neuronal nitric oxide synthase protein isoform X3, giving the protein MLIMHDPIYRIFYVSHDSQDLKIFSYIARDGSSNSFRCNVFKSKKKAQAIRIVRTVGQAFEVCHKLSLQHAEQDADGQSDKSADESAGRRTLTGAEQKEEDGQGARGDEEEDKDATTGTSLCEKTVGDILHSLAELSVVKPGHTIMDFSGKSLFTVTSQGVSPSTPGSTASSLATCHYLQLLQRQLQQQQQHTQVAVAQVQLLKDQMAAESAARMEAQARSHQLLLQNRDLLQHLALLVQQLRQLEAGSAGGQEAELQLRETPLNGCALSTSTRPLSLDLKKCCGDALEQIITSTPRQEPRASSDAGGFDSFLPGLGDGCLPFVQAADVVEGDASKELVPVTSRRASTVEEKYQAPVPKLEPPPPSLNRKRASRTLSPGSTQDPGPDHPGPSPPGRNSLLFSFPDVTPGSLSSADFHSLSSSCSASDDSGVRSETKSLLSPLQDDGALADRGTFGTAVCNGRDENLDLSQGQSPASSPVNDTCLHISFSDDELLENCQDEHSIPQRS
- the si:dkey-34e4.1 gene encoding carboxyl-terminal PDZ ligand of neuronal nitric oxide synthase protein isoform X2 — its product is MPARRNRYNLVNDVTDARLPLHNEEAYQHGISFQAKYVGSLDVSRPNSRMEIVAAMRRIRYEFKAKNIKKKKVNLVVSVDGVKVLLRKKQKRKEWTWHESKMLIMHDPIYRIFYVSHDSQDLKIFSYIARDGSSNSFRCNVFKSKKKAQAIRIVRTVGQAFEVCHKLSLQHAEQDADGQSDKSADESGRRTLTGAEQKEEDGQGARGDEEEDKDATTGTSLCEKTVGDILHSLAELSVVKPGHTIMDFSGKSLFTVTSQGVSPSTPGSTASSLATCHYLQLLQRQLQQQQQHTQVAVAQVQLLKDQMAAESAARMEAQARSHQLLLQNRDLLQHLALLVQQLRQLEAGSAGGQEAELQLRETPLNGCALSTSTRPLSLDLKKCCGDALEQIITSTPRQEPRASSDAGGFDSFLPGLGDGCLPFVQAADVVEGDASKELVPVTSRRASTVEEKYQAPVPKLEPPPPSLNRKRASRTLSPGSTQDPGPDHPGPSPPGRNSLLFSFPDVTPGSLSSADFHSLSSSCSASDDSGVRSETKSLLSPLQDDGALADRGTFGTAVCNGRDENLDLSQGQSPASSPVNDTCLHISFSDDELLENCQDEHSIPQRS
- the si:dkey-34e4.1 gene encoding carboxyl-terminal PDZ ligand of neuronal nitric oxide synthase protein isoform X1, producing the protein MPARRNRYNLVNDVTDARLPLHNEEAYQHGISFQAKYVGSLDVSRPNSRMEIVAAMRRIRYEFKAKNIKKKKVNLVVSVDGVKVLLRKKQKRKEWTWHESKMLIMHDPIYRIFYVSHDSQDLKIFSYIARDGSSNSFRCNVFKSKKKAQAIRIVRTVGQAFEVCHKLSLQHAEQDADGQSDKSADESAGRRTLTGAEQKEEDGQGARGDEEEDKDATTGTSLCEKTVGDILHSLAELSVVKPGHTIMDFSGKSLFTVTSQGVSPSTPGSTASSLATCHYLQLLQRQLQQQQQHTQVAVAQVQLLKDQMAAESAARMEAQARSHQLLLQNRDLLQHLALLVQQLRQLEAGSAGGQEAELQLRETPLNGCALSTSTRPLSLDLKKCCGDALEQIITSTPRQEPRASSDAGGFDSFLPGLGDGCLPFVQAADVVEGDASKELVPVTSRRASTVEEKYQAPVPKLEPPPPSLNRKRASRTLSPGSTQDPGPDHPGPSPPGRNSLLFSFPDVTPGSLSSADFHSLSSSCSASDDSGVRSETKSLLSPLQDDGALADRGTFGTAVCNGRDENLDLSQGQSPASSPVNDTCLHISFSDDELLENCQDEHSIPQRS